One window from the genome of Equus przewalskii isolate Varuska unplaced genomic scaffold, EquPr2 ChrUn-13, whole genome shotgun sequence encodes:
- the ATXN7L2 gene encoding ataxin-7-like protein 2 isoform X7 — translation MQPLVVGLAPAPAREPRLTRWLRRGSGILAHLVAWAFTIFLILLSRPGTSLFSWHPVFMALAFCLCMAEAILLFSSEHSPFFFCSRKARIRLHWAGQTLAILCASLGLGFIICSRTRSELPHLVSWHSWVGALTLLATGGQALCGLCLLCPQAARVSRVARLKLYHLTCGLVVYLMATATVLLGLYSVWFQAQIKGAAWYLCLALPLYPALVIMHQISSSYLPRKKMEM, via the exons ATGCAGCCCCTCGTGGTAGGTCTGGCTCCCGCTCCAGCGAGGGAGCCGAGACTGACCCGCTGGCTGCGGAGAGGCAGTGGGATCTTGGCGCACCTGGTAGCTTGGGCCTTCACCATCTTTCTGATTCTGCTGTCCCGGCCAGGAACCA GTCTTTTCTCCTGGCACCCCGTATTCATGGCCTTGGCG TTCTGCCTTTGCATGGCTGAGGCCATCCTACTCTTCTCGTCGGAGCACTCCCCGTTCTTCTTCTGCTCCCGAAAGGCCCGGATCCGACTCCACTGGGCAGGGCAGACCCTAGCCATCCTCTGTGCATCCCTGGGCCTGGGCTTCATCATCTGCAGCAGGACCCGCAGTGAGCTGCCCCACCTGGTGTCCTGGCACAGCTGGGTAGGGGCTCTGACACTGCTGGCCACTGGTGGCCAGGCCCTGTGTGGGCTCTgcctcctctgtccccaggcaGCCAGGGTCTCAAGGGTGGCTCGCCTCAAGCTCTACCATCTGACATGTGGACTCGTGGTCTACCTGATGGCTACGGCAACGGTGCTCCTGGGCCTGTACTCAGTGTGGTTCCAGGCCCAGATCAAAGGTGCAGCCTGGTACCTGTGCCTGGCGCTGCCCCTCTATCCAGCCCTGGTGATCATGCACCAGATCTCCAGCTCCTACTTgccaaggaagaaaatggaaatgtga
- the ATXN7L2 gene encoding ataxin-7-like protein 2 isoform X6 produces the protein MSSLPKPDGHGIRVAPPSAFLSQPGGLTKDSPGKNPMAPPSKEPPGRESIEMNPSEGPSHRTEGSPTEKEASGVRLPPKTHRKMARKECDLNRQCGVINPETKKICTRLLTCKIHSVHQRREVQGRAKDFDVLVAELKANSRKGESPKEKSPGRKEPALERPSQEPPSSVPVVAAAAVPSSTFSARAKQTYPYCALPRSRASSESELDDDGPCGGDGDPGLFPFPLPRGGAQASSEESEEEGTSDDLHLPPDCHYATRPPRPQAFCTFGSRLVSPGCYVFSRRLDRFCSALSSMLERHLSSHMWKKIPPAAEPLSHLVSSSLSAPLSPSSTGSCPRLPGPTPRPACPASTPPTKDSLVPSYPAGSPSVAAACSQAECMGGSQAITSPLPANTPSPSFSKLPPSKASKSSKGKDGAEVEAPSRKRKLSPGPTTFKRTCIMEPTGKGKPSGCRGLSTKTKTALGMGLNGTVGPRVKRAGPLDCRGSPHPPPTPVKASQLDNRGAAGHPAKALPTNCLSEEEVAKKRKNLATYCRPVKAKHCQAGTPADAACSVRRKKPGPALAFEEKCSTLKFCLCMAEAILLFSSEHSPFFFCSRKARIRLHWAGQTLAILCASLGLGFIICSRTRSELPHLVSWHSWVGALTLLATGGQALCGLCLLCPQAARVSRVARLKLYHLTCGLVVYLMATATVLLGLYSVWFQAQIKGAAWYLCLALPLYPALVIMHQISSSYLPRKKMEM, from the exons ATGTCCAGTCTCCCGAAGCCCGATGGACACGGAATCAGGGTGGCCCCGCCCTCTGCTTTCCTCAGCCAGCCAGGTGGCCTCACCAAGGATTCCCCAGGAAAAAACCCCATGGCACCCCCTTCTAAAGAACCTCCTGGCAGAGAGAGCATTGAGATGAACCCCAGCGAGGGCCCCAGTCACCGGACTGAAGGCAGCCCCACTGAAAAGGAAGCTAGTGGGGTCAGGCTGCCCCCCAAAACTCACCGGAAGATGGCTC GAAAGGAGTGTGACCTCAACAGGCAGTGTGGGGTAATAAATCCAGAGACCAAAAAGATCTGTACCCGCCTGCTGACGTGCAAG ATCCACTCGGTGCACCAGCGCCGGGAGGTCCAGGGCCGGGCCAAGGACTTTGATGTGCTAGTGGCAGAGCTGAAGGCCAACTCCCGCAAAGGGGAGTCTCCCAAGGAGAAAAGCCCAGGGCGTAAGGAGCCAGCTCTGGAGCGCCCCTCCCAGGAGCCCCCCTCCTCAGTCCCGGTtgtggcagcagcagctgtgCCCAGCAGCACCTTCTCTGCTCGTGCCAAGCAGACCTACCCATACTGTGCACTGCCCAG GTCCCGGGCCTCCTCTGAGAGTGAGTTGGATGATGATGGCCCCTGTGGTGGTGATGGGGACCCAGGCCTGttccccttccccctgccccgGGGTGGGGCCCAAGCCTCCAGcgaggagagtgaggaggaggggacATCTGACGACCTCCACCTCCCCCCTGACTGCCATTATGCAACCCGGCCCCCGCGGCCACAGGCG TTCTGCACCTTTGGGAGCCGGCTGGTGAGTCCAGGATGCTACGTGTTTAGCCGCCGGCTGGACCGGTTCTGCTCCGCACTGAGCTCCATGCTGGAACGGCACCTCAGCTCACACATGTGGAA AAAGATTCCACCAGCGGCTGAGCCTCTATCTCACCTTGTCAGCTCATCTCTGTCTGCTCCCCTGAGCCCATCCTCTACGGGCAGCTGCCCCCGCCTTCCAGGCCCAACCCCCAGACCTGCCTGCCCAGCCTCCACGCCCCCCACCAAGGACAGCCTTGTCCCCAGCTACCCTGCAGGCTCCCCCAGTGTGGCAGCCGCCTGCAGCCAGGCAGAATGCATGGGCGGGAGCCAGGCCATCACCTCACCACTGCCTGCCAACACACCATCCCCATCCTTCAGCAAGCTCCCTCCTTCGAAGGCCAGCAAGTCATCCAAAGGCAAGGACGGGGCTGAGGTGGAGGCCCCTTCTCGAAAGCGAAAGTTATCCCCTGGCCCCACCACTTTCAAACGGACCTGCATCATGGAGCccactggaaaaggcaaaccttCTGGCTGCCGGGGCCTCTCAACCAAGACTAAAACAGCCCTGGGCATGGGGCTTAATGGGACGGTGGGGCCAAGAGTGAAGCGGGCAGGGCCCCTGGACTGTCGGGGTTCCCCTCAtccgccccccaccccagtcaAGGCTTCTCAGCTGGACAACCGGGGAGCGGCTGGACACCCAGCCAAGGCCCTGCCAACCAActgcctctctgaggaggaggtAGCCAAGAAGCGGAAAAATCTGGCCACTTACTGCCGGCCAGTGAAGGCCAAGCACTGCCAGGCTGGCACCCCTGCTGATGCGGCCTGCTCTGTGCGCCGCAAGAAGCCGGGTCCGGCCCTGGCCTTTGAGGAGAAGTGTTCTACACTGAAG TTCTGCCTTTGCATGGCTGAGGCCATCCTACTCTTCTCGTCGGAGCACTCCCCGTTCTTCTTCTGCTCCCGAAAGGCCCGGATCCGACTCCACTGGGCAGGGCAGACCCTAGCCATCCTCTGTGCATCCCTGGGCCTGGGCTTCATCATCTGCAGCAGGACCCGCAGTGAGCTGCCCCACCTGGTGTCCTGGCACAGCTGGGTAGGGGCTCTGACACTGCTGGCCACTGGTGGCCAGGCCCTGTGTGGGCTCTgcctcctctgtccccaggcaGCCAGGGTCTCAAGGGTGGCTCGCCTCAAGCTCTACCATCTGACATGTGGACTCGTGGTCTACCTGATGGCTACGGCAACGGTGCTCCTGGGCCTGTACTCAGTGTGGTTCCAGGCCCAGATCAAAGGTGCAGCCTGGTACCTGTGCCTGGCGCTGCCCCTCTATCCAGCCCTGGTGATCATGCACCAGATCTCCAGCTCCTACTTgccaaggaagaaaatggaaatgtga
- the ATXN7L2 gene encoding ataxin-7-like protein 2 isoform X8, which translates to MQPLVFCLCMAEAILLFSSEHSPFFFCSRKARIRLHWAGQTLAILCASLGLGFIICSRTRSELPHLVSWHSWVGALTLLATGGQALCGLCLLCPQAARVSRVARLKLYHLTCGLVVYLMATATVLLGLYSVWFQAQIKGAAWYLCLALPLYPALVIMHQISSSYLPRKKMEM; encoded by the exons ATGCAGCCCCTCGTG TTCTGCCTTTGCATGGCTGAGGCCATCCTACTCTTCTCGTCGGAGCACTCCCCGTTCTTCTTCTGCTCCCGAAAGGCCCGGATCCGACTCCACTGGGCAGGGCAGACCCTAGCCATCCTCTGTGCATCCCTGGGCCTGGGCTTCATCATCTGCAGCAGGACCCGCAGTGAGCTGCCCCACCTGGTGTCCTGGCACAGCTGGGTAGGGGCTCTGACACTGCTGGCCACTGGTGGCCAGGCCCTGTGTGGGCTCTgcctcctctgtccccaggcaGCCAGGGTCTCAAGGGTGGCTCGCCTCAAGCTCTACCATCTGACATGTGGACTCGTGGTCTACCTGATGGCTACGGCAACGGTGCTCCTGGGCCTGTACTCAGTGTGGTTCCAGGCCCAGATCAAAGGTGCAGCCTGGTACCTGTGCCTGGCGCTGCCCCTCTATCCAGCCCTGGTGATCATGCACCAGATCTCCAGCTCCTACTTgccaaggaagaaaatggaaatgtga